The DNA region GTATCGACCACCCATGATAATTTTTCTAATAAGACAtataaattcaagtttttaatCAAAGGTATCATAGTTGAATATTATCTGATATAATACCTATATGCATTCTGATAAATATCCTTTTATTAAGCATATTTTATCATAACCATAAGGTAGCATTATCAATACTGTAGGTAGGTATCAACCAATGCTATGAAGAGAAGCATTACTTTTGATGGTGaacataatataaattaaaaacttcTGAGAATTATCAGAAAAATAGTAAACTATCAGATGCAATGCTGACAAACTGATAACTCGTCAGTTGAATATAAGGTTGCAGCAGGATGAAATCCAAGACTTACTGAGACATTTGTGATACTTCTTATGGCACTCATAATGTCGTAATCGAAGACCTTTTCAGTCAGTGGGGTACAGCCACCTTTGGCACAAATTCGGCATATCATGTCTTTCTCGAGGCGCACACTTTTCTTACTGAAATAGGCACATTCATCGTGAACATATTCTAGTTATGTGACTATGCAGGTAATAAGACCAGACCAGAAATTCGAAGACCAGCGAATAAGCTTAGAAGCAAATCATGCAGATATACCAGAGTTTACGTCTGCATCTaccaaaataatgaaataaaatatgtgCATTACCAGTCAGCTACAAGTTTTTGCCAGTGATCGCTATTGTTACTGCCATCGTCTTCATTACTGAAAGTCGAAGGGTATTTGCCTTTGTTGAACTTAGAGAGCATTGATTTAGTTATATATACCGCCATTATATAAAGCTACGGTTCAAAAATATATTCACAACTTTATAACAACTAAATACAGTCAatcacaataaataaaaataaatccaactgaataaaaaaaaacacaaggcATAGGAAAGGTAGagattgtattattattttttgactgaTGTAGTGATGGCCAAATGCAGCTTTACACATTTCTGCCAACATAACAAATTATGGTGAAAAAAACCGGTATTTGTCATTCACTCACTTCAATTCCATTCATGTTCATTACGTTGCATTGCCTTATCTGTGGTGCAGTGCAGTTGTCAAAGTATTcgattacattatttatttactaaatacGGCTTATTCTTTATAATTAATATACGTCTCGAAAGTTTTTGCAGATAATTAAGGTTACTTATAAGTAATGGCATCGCTACTTTTACTTAGATCTATGTTATATGCTAATGCTTTGCACAAATCcaagaaaaagaaacaaaaaaagcgTAAGAAATCTAAATCGTAAGTATTCGAATTACACTACTGCCTACTGAGTTCTTAGTGTTTTAAATAAGTAATTCTAAAGTTTCTACACAGAATAATATTTCAGGTACACTAGTATATCTAGCTTTAAAATAACTCCGGGTATGTGCAGGATATGTGCTTCAGAAAATGGGGATGTTCCCATTTTCAACAACTTTGTACAACCCAATATTGCGGAAGAAATAAAACACTTTTCCGGGATTACGGTAAgattttaaaacataataagCAGCAAAATTCAACaacaccatttttttttaaacttaatcaAATCTAAAAAATAACGAAAAATATGGCTATTCAAGTTTTATCTAAGAAAATTTTTAGTGATATGCATAATTGTTTCCAGATCAGCAAGACTGATACCATGACACAGATGTGTCAAAATTGCCTTGATTTACTCAATGGGTGTATCATGTTCAGGGATATGTGCCAAAAGAATAATAAAAGATTGCAAGAACTAGAAGAGCTGTCTGTGAAGGAAGGTAAATTCAATCTCATGTACATGCCCAGGCCTCCATAAATGTTATGGGTGTAGTGTAGAATGAGTGAGGGTATgaatcacaataatattttatgcaatcattctccttgcattatcgcagAGTCCGCTTTGACCACTATAATAAGATGATAAGCAGTGATCTGAAATAGTAACATTGTTAAAATTAGAAGCCCCTGATGCTTTTGAAACTGTTAGAAAAGAATTATTTTTGAGCGAGggtaatattttatataataaagtaaaatatgaTAAAATTTAGCAAGCAATTTTCTCTGAGTTCCAACCAAATccttgtaaatctaccatatATATACATGCACTTTAAGCTTAAAGTGTTAACTATTAATAAAAGGTTGCAAATTACTTTACAAATACATCCTTTTTTACAGAATATGTAAAATGTGAAAGTAAAGATCTAAATGAAGATGATCAGGAGCTTGATGAGCTGCCAAACGAACACAATGAGGACAGTAATGATTCCTACAACATCCCTTCACCTACATTTTCTGATGATGCAGCTATTTGGGGTTGTAACACATGTGGAAAAGACTTCTTTGATATGGTGAGTAttgtaaattaaatttgtatttttttttccaaataaaTGAATGGTCTTGGATGAAGAAAATGTGTATATAGTGAACTGAAAATCCATTTAACTTTTTAGTGAAAGGGACACTTTATTGCAATTGATACCTACTCGCTaacaagtttttttgcaaaattaggACTGTGCACATTGCATCTTTCAAACTACTCTGGAAATATCTCATTAGAGTCAGTAGCAATGTGCATGGTTCAAGTCTATTTACTAACATAGtactttaaattttatttaattccaaAGTTTTTGTTTCATAGGACTTACAAAAATTGGATATCTGCATGTGCGGCATGTGGTAGTcctcataaaataaaatgtaatggtGTCATTATTTTCTAGGATTCATACAGTGACCATCTATCGCGCTGTCCTGGTGACAGCGTGCCGAAACCCCCAGAAGAACTAACAAAGAGAAAATTTCTCTGTGACATATGTGGTAAAACATGCTCATCCAATGCTAGTCTACTAGTACATATGTAAGTTTctactataatataaaaccttaagcaaattaaaaaaaatcttaattataaaaaaaaacgaattattgTATAATCAGGCCTCATCTTCAGACCTTTCTCAAAGTAAAATAAACTGCGTACCTACCTGCTATAACCTTACAGGACGTCACCTACATACATCATCATATTTTATACCCActttataaataacttattacaTTAAATCCAATAAAAACATACTCTTTACTAAATTCCTAAATACAGAAACTAATACAATCAATAATTCTGTTATTTGATTTGCTATGACCTAGAATGTGTAGATTCACAGTGCCAGGCATGTATCTACCTAGCACCTACTGCCAAATATTGCATCACATTTAGTTTCACGAACATAATGCTTGCAGCAGTTACAgctaaggtacagcagggcaaatgtTTTTACATGTGTATGTGTATGAGGTTCTGTGAGGCGATGGATAAAAGGAAGTCCACTGTTATATATTAAGTTTGTAATGTTtatatattgtacattttgtactCTGTTACTATTATATAAGTGTACTATAAGTGTATAGTAGTATTGAATTCCACAGTGCTTTAGTTTacctgttatgctgtgtaatttttggatattaaattaaaaaaaataaaaaatcttgaCGGGTCAATTATAACCAATGCATGTTTTCCATtaatattacactatgatgttgagttctacatgtatccactgaacacgcctactatatataaccggtggacactatttaataatgcaaacattgtaaaacatggaaaaaatggaccatttacatttgccccccagtcgagatttgtcccactgtaccttagttgaattttacttatttttatactaataaTTTGCTAGCTTGACTTCAGGATCTTTCCATGTCCAAAAGGTTCTTCTGAATTTCCAACAGAAACGTCGGAAACTATGATaaaagatccttatttcacaTGAATCAAAAAGACTCTTTAGACATGGCAAATCCACTtataaaatttccaaaaaataaaacaaatatcttTAATGTGCACACAATCTGTATTCCAGGGGCATTCACGAAAACGTGTTCCCCTTCAAATGTGACGTGTGTCCATACCAAGGGCGCACCATGGACCTGCTGAAGGTGCACAAGAGGTCCCACATGGCCGACAAGCCGTTCAAGTGCACGCAGTGCCCTAAAGCCACCACCACATCCAGTAACCTGGCGAAGCACATGCGCCATGTGCATAGCACGCAGAGACCCTTCAAGGTATGCATACAAACAGTCAATATTAATCTTTACACTTCTATCCACTTTATTTTGGTGGGCGGAATGTTCACTTTTTCGAGCTACATCCTGGCAAAAAAAGCGTGAAAAAAAATAGGGgtgccaccgtctatgtaaatcccttttgcatgtggcaactggTTTGACACTTCCgtatgaaaaaagtaaataagtattgctatgataaaaaaaaagttaaacctTCGCGATTACCGCCGTCCTCCCAGGCGCCTACACTTGTAAATTGGCCGCATCTTCTACTGAGATTATAGCCTTACCACTTACTTACCACAAAATTCACACGCCAACCAATcaatttatttcagtgtacATACTGTGACAAGGCGTTCTCATACCAACACGACATGAAGCGACACATCAAGGACATCCACCTTCGGCAGGGCACCGTCGAGTGTGACGTCTGCTACAAGAAGTTCAACACTAAGTAAGATTATTATCTAAAAACGTATAATATAGGTACCTgtcttagggtccccccacatctagcgtctcgcgagcgtagcgtcgggccgactgtatgggcaaagcctgaccggcgtctttttccatacagttggcccgacgctacgctcgggagacgctagatgtggggggacccttatacCTCCTTATTTAGTCGTGTAATGATTTTAGTTACCCTCAAGCGGCTTAACgagccttttgagggtagattttgtttacatttatttaagtaaataaagatACCGACTATAGCTAAGCCATACCAACCTAAGTTGGCAGCCTTGGATGTGTTATTTGCAACGACAAGCctctaatattatattatgccGTTTACTTACCCTTGCAAAGGCGCGACTATCAAAATCACTGTCAACTTACACACGATCACCTAGCGACGTTTTTCTGTGAATCGACGAGGCAAGCTATGAGGCGCCATCTAGATAACGTTTCGATTCGATTGCAGCCAAAACTAGTAAAGTTATGCACTACTAGTACATTTTTTGTAATGTATCGTATCGTTATTGACCGCTTCAGAAAATACAATGTAACTACTGTACTTTGTTGTTACTCTTACTAGTTATCATGCACGTCGTCTTGTAATTTAGTAGCACAATAAAAGCTACTTGTGATTTAAATGTTACAGACAGTTATTGTTCATTTAATagcctaataaaataaatgaagggGCGTTCACTATCTACAGACAAGAGTAAAAATATGGATGTGCAAATTGCTCAAAtttatgttattaattcgtcGCCATAAgagctataggacatatttttgaacaAGTTTTGTATAGGTACCCTTacttttacacttgactgtacctaatataGCAATGTACGTACATAGAGTGTGTAACGGCCCTATATGTTCGGCTGGGACCTCAAAATTGTAAGGACCTATACACACGTCCTACAACGCAGAATGGGTGACCAGTTCTCATACAAATTGCAGTTTGGTTACAATATGTCTGTATCGGCCCTTGACCTTGCCATCATTTATACCATTCGTAATTACCTACGAGTTATAAATTCTCAAACCATTTTTGATAATTACAGGAAAATATTACAAGGTCACCGATGGAAAATCCACAAAATCAAAGGGGAGCGACAAGGACGCCTACCATCGTACTTGCAGCATCAAATGGAAGAACAGGACCACCACGATCAAGAGATCGCTATGGGGCATATGGAACAGCCCTACTGATGTTCATAAATCACATACCATTCACTCTGAAGACAGTACTAATCGCTTCACGAGAGCTGGGAAGAATGGAATGAACGAAACGAATGGTATTTGTCATCGTGTGACTGAGACCCGTGTCGACAGACTTGCTTATACACACTGCCTGGCCTGATATgaacatacatataatacataattatatttacattCGATTGTTAATTCCATTCATGCCTGCACTGCACATTAATAGGCACTAATAGCACCTACTTTGTTTTTGATTCTTAGGACTGGTATCAAAGTATCAACAATATTTGTTGGACGTAAACTTTATAGCCTTTTTGCGACATTTTAAACGACAGCATCGCCATCTGAATCATCCTTTAAGAATAATCAAAGGACTATGCGTCAAAATGTACCCAAGACCAACAGAGTCGAGAGTTGCCTCATTTGATAGATAGGtatgattaattattataattatttcattATATGAACACGAAGTTCACATGTATTGTATAACTGAGATAATGACATTTTAGTAAAAATGTCGTCACCCTTATTGCCTACGCAATAGAGTCCAAATAAGTAAATTGCTGTAGGGTAGATTTTTGCACACCGCCCGCGTACGGCAAACGGTTTGACCGAACAGAGAAACAGGACTTTATTGCCTTAGTTATAAAGGTGCCAACATTTTGACTAAAATACGAATATCTCAGCTCTGCAATGTAATTTCGCTTAGTGCCCATACAATGAAATGAAGTATATAATGCCTATCTAATGACCTAACTCTCGTCCCTGTTTGTTTTGGGTCCGGACCCCATACAGAGTTGCCCATGGTCCCTTGTACAAATTACAACGCATAAAATTGTATGTTGCTCTCTGGATTTTTGAGCGGTCATTAATTTCATAACATAAGTACTTAGTAAGTTTTAAAAATGCTCAATGTACATAAAGGAGCCTTCTTCGATTGTAAGGcaaataaaaatcacatttttacaTTCGATAAAGAgaataatgttaattataaTCCGAGAAGTTGCAATCAACTATATTTATGCGCCATTATAGGTTATTTAttaatatgatatgatatttattgcttgATAAAACTAAGGACCTGCTATCACTCTAGAAATAAAGTTTTACAGAGTTACACGCGTTCCTCCTTTTAGTCAAACATGAAATTTCTTCTCTTACTACTAGTTTTGAGAAGTTGTGTTGCGTTCGACTTACCTCGGTGCAAACCAGACTTAAATATCGATAAGGACCAGTATACATTATCTGACACCTATCACATAGGAGATTCGGTGCCTTCGGACGCCCACTTTGATGTGTATGGAAACTTATTCTACGTCAAATCCGGCAGCAGCAGTGATGGATATTACTATGATATCTACGTTGTTAAGTTTAAGACTACAGCCGCTCAGAAAATAAAAGGTAAGATTTAGTTtttcatgtttatttttttttctaaatgagAAAATTAAAGTACTGTGCGAGGATCACTTATGACCTACCAAGAAAACCGAAATTAGAAAGTTAGCTCCTTCTTTTTCTGTTACCAGagtcttttaattaatttaaggcGTAATTAGAATTACgccttaaattaattaaaagagAACTTTGCAGTTTGCGAACTTCAGGGTTCGCATTTCGCTCTCTGCTcgtggtccttcgaaccggataatATATGAACCTATAAATCaatgtgagcgtcaggacccctggaccactacagatatttgatgtttagtacatactaaaatttagtacctatttgatactatttggtacctgagtacatatatttggtacctccactgatatcgaaaaatcgagcgaataaagtggccagacattctgacgtcaggatgtctggaccatttttggtttacatagttctagacaacactactaattgatatcttagtcaatatttactacctatttggtacctgtcaatatatttttattaaatttttttggcgtaccagaaaaaagttatgatggaatttaaagttgtgagcccagccgtggcgttgaagtatgtagcgcctgtaaaaagaatagaggcaaatccgcctgccctcctgcgcgtcaacttaaataggaatttatttttaggcactcgcacatcatctctactgactagtggcattaatatagtcgaaatatataaaagtaattagtgtaattacactagttttccattttcctcctgagagaacCTCCTACAGTTTCaataacgtctaatgtcatgtcatgtccctgagagacatctcctggcggagaaatttgtaaatcagtttacccctgacagccggtaatttttgcgactgttcagcAGGTGTAGAGCTGTATGGCAGATTTGGCGGCATtgtggttgtaggtactgatagtagatgattgatttgatgtttgtatttattcttaattcataattgacactaatcgatgcaaaaaaacaaatgttaccgaaagcagtggtttatttatatgataaacccctataacggagctcgtggaccatagactgaccagtctatggtccacgagcacatcatcaaaatacatcctatataccaatattaccaatgacgctgttaattataacagtttatgctatttcccccctagaatttgcccaactgttgccacgtgtttaggtctctcatgaggaaaatggaaaactagtgtaattacactaattacttttatatttcgactatatattattaatgccactagtcagtagtagagatgatgtgcgagtgcctaaaactaaattcctatttaagttgacgcgcgcaggagggcatgcggatttgcctctatacttttgacaggcgctacatacttcaacggcacggccgggctcacaactttaaattccgtcataacttttttctggtatgccaaaaaaatttgaaaaaaatatattgacaggtaccaaataggtagtaaatattgactaagatatcaattagtagtgttgtctagaactatgtaaaccaaaaatggtccagacaccctgacgtcagaatgtctggccactttatacgctcgatttttcgatatcagtggaggtaccaaatatatgtactcaggtaccaaatagtatcaaataggtactaaattttagtatgtactaaacatcaaatatctgtagtggtccaggggtcctgacgctcacaaaTCAATAACACTGCAGTGTAAAATGCCTTGGTACTTTCTGCACCTTCACTGGTAAAGTCAAGTGTACTGCagtttaaatgttaaataaaaaaaaatagcacattgtggtgattttttttacattttataggTTTGCCTGAAGGGCTTAGCTACTCAGTAGCGGTAGACAAAAAAGATTCCAGCGTATACTTCGGCACCGAAAAGGGATTGTTCCGGTACGACTATGAAACTCACAACGCTACTCAAGTATCTGACGGCTTACTGAAAATAAACATGATTTTCGTCGACAAAGATGGTAACAAGTACATAACTAACAGCAACAATGGTATAGAAGAGCTGTATTTACTAGAtggcgaaaagaaaattcgtttcAATACTTTAGAGGCGTTGAACGAGTTGTCAATCGATGATAATAATAACTTCTACTTCATCAAACATGAGCAGCTGTTTGTTTTGAAATCGACTCAATCGATTCCCGTGCATATTGGCAACGTTACATACACCGGCGTGGGGCAAATCTCATTTCACAAGGATAACGTATTCGTCGCCAGTGACCACTTGGTGTATTTCCGTGAGAATGAGACTGGCAGGATGAAATTAATCTCGAATGTTCCGGATAAAGTTACGTCTATAGCTTTTGATAGGACGGGCGACTTTGTGCTCGGTACTCGCGGTAAACTGTTGAAGTATAAAAAGAAGGAGTGTTACATTAGGAAAACTAAtgactagggattgcaatccagcAGTGTTTTCAATCCAGCTGGATTTTTGCTGGATCGGCGccaatccagctggatccagcgcaGATCCAGCAGGTagaaaaaatgccaaaaaaaaattacattttgctcTACTATAGGGCTGttattactaaaattatttgaaatagtgAAGGGAAGGATGAAAACGCgcaattttgtaataaaaaaaaaacttaaaacggttctcttatttatctctgaaaattgtatgaccgaatatcacttcccaacgcacgtttcgcggaattttattccgccgaatgttcatttcccaattatctttttttttttaatttgccaacCTTGCATTTACCTACCAACTTAAAGTTtggccgtttttagggtttttcaaaaggcctttttttaaaaaccaaaCTTACATGTTATCCAATTTTTTACTTGACGTAATATACAACAAGTTGtttattgtatgttttattgaacaccgATAATATCtatggcgtatttcgaaaaatatgcaatactgaGACTCCTATGAActtctaaatttattgacagggatgcaattacgtattttacttacgtattttttttaaatagttacctacttccTTTTTTGgaagaatattgtttaatttattgttattacatttcaaaagttttttcggtttgctcacggtcaacctaacacgcccCTCCTagtttcgctcgtcgtcgccccTAACTGAACTCTGTCATATATGATTATACTGCCAACATAGTCCGTGAACAGAAAACTGCTACTTtgctccctcctaacagggaaaaaaacttaaaatttagTTGTAAAAAGTTGGCATTACTTTTTGTAATCATTTTTATCCTTATAGCaatctacataaataaaaaatgtcattaaaagTGTAACAACGATGAAGCGAAGGTActacaataagtaggtacataaatactGCTATCAACCAGAGTAGACATGGCCTGCTTTTTTGCCACAACATTTGGGCATTCACTAGTTCAcattgaaaattactaatttacttactagtacttagtttaacttacttaatatttatgaaaaaataaacctctaattaggtatattatacgtaGACAAACATCAATCAATATTCTGATCTAAACATAAGTTGAAACTCAAAAGAAATTTTGCGGTAggtaagtaaataattaaatactataaatacattttgagaTTTCAGTAGTTATACAGTTTCAAACTACttacgtttttgaaaaaaacacaCAATTGTAGCGAAATAGAATTATTTTGTGCTAAGAGGCCACAGGCTACGCGCGGGAACGCGGAACCGTTTTAAACATGACGTAAAATAAGTTTACTGAAGTTAATTACGCATTTTAttgcagatttttttatttgcggatccgcagcgctggatccagcgttggctgctggatccagcagaccGAAAAatgcgctggatccagctggattgcTGGATGCTGGATCCAGCAATTGCAATCCCTACTAATGACTCTATTTACAATTAAGCAGCAATATAAACCACTACGTTTATATAAGAGACTTCGGTTTTACTTCAGTAGATAATAATCGAAATAGGAAAGTTTGCTAATAGAACAATACTTTGCATGGAACATGATTGtttttaatacaaattaaattgtcTCATTTGGACAGCTAAAGCACACTATACAATTATACAGCATATAATAACAATTAACTGATTGAACCGCTGCCTGACTCTTTTAGCTCTATTTTGTTAACTGTGTATTAAAGATTAATTTACCCTAAATGTATAAATGCTGCGATTAtatcaataaaacattttatatggaacaagtcgttttattttaatagtttaaatTATTACCTATCATTACAGCCGATTGCTTAACATAGCTCAATATCACCAAGCCACGTAAAGTAATATGATAATATCCCTTACATGACATTtcgttaaaaataattaaaatggtATACAGGGTGAAACCATCTGTTGAATACACTGTTACTGGAACTTCAATATACCCATTTTTGGGTGACGATCCTTGGTGGTTTTACCCTATTTTACAGTAAAGAAAACTTTTTTTCATATTCTTTCAACACACTACCTAGAGTTTTTGGGGCTATTTTCATATTGTAGCGTAGCATCTAATCCATGGACATGTTTTGGTTTATCAATAATACAGTAAAatgaaaactaaacttaaaGGCATGATTACACTCAATAAAATGCAGCAATGTAACTACGCCAGATGAAACAGTCTGACAGAAtcactataataatatttaactaGAAAACCAGCAATCTCacaaataaataactaatatttataacattaaCTAGGCTTTGATGTTATGATTAATTTACAGGTGATAGCTAGCTAATGATTCCTATACACAATCGTATACATCAACATTATAATGAGTGAtaaaaagagcattttatacACACTGGCATTTATAACTAAGCCCTTTATCTATTTGTGTCTTTGTTACATTTAATAAAACAGGAAAAACGGATATGTGATTTCATAACAAGAATGTCCTAACAATGTTATTCGCTAGAATgcagaaaagtttatattgcAAACCTATGACAATTATGTTATCAATAATATCATATTTAGTTATAGAAAATGTATAGCATGATTAACATTCTTATGTATATTATCCATGTACAGCTTTATTCTGATTTATTTACCTCTGCAAGTCTGCATTAGCCTATGTAGATAACTTGGAGCTACAAAACAGATTTTAATGTAGATTATGAAGTTTCATCTTTGAAATACtgcacaataaaaataataattttttacCCAAGATTACATAAGCTAAATTTACCCAACCCTAGGGGTTACCTCTGCTTGCTTTAGCAAAGTAGGCCATCATCCAAGACTTATGGATTAAATAGTAAAGTATTAACTTATAATGTTATAAAATCAGTGGGGCAATATACTCTGTGATATAATTGGAAATGTTAATGGTTGGTTCTGCGAATTAGAAAGAGCCATTGGCTGGCTAGTGCTGGAGATGGTAATCTGTTGAGTAGATGTTTGGTGGACAAGCTGCTGAGCAGATGGGACCTGTTGTGCGGCCAGCTGCTGAGCAGATTGCTGGGCTAACTGCTGCGACTGCTGTGCAGCTAGGAGATGCGCCGATTGTTCTGCTGCCAACTGTTGTTGAGCAGACTGCTGTGCCGCGGCCAGCTGCTGCGCCGACTGTTGCGCGGCTAAGTGTTGGGCATTCTGTTGTGCA from Leguminivora glycinivorella isolate SPB_JAAS2020 chromosome 14, LegGlyc_1.1, whole genome shotgun sequence includes:
- the LOC125233053 gene encoding zinc finger protein 676-like, producing the protein MASLLLLRSMLYANALHKSKKKKQKKRKKSKSYTSISSFKITPGMCRICASENGDVPIFNNFVQPNIAEEIKHFSGITISKTDTMTQMCQNCLDLLNGCIMFRDMCQKNNKRLQELEELSVKEEYVKCESKDLNEDDQELDELPNEHNEDSNDSYNIPSPTFSDDAAIWGCNTCGKDFFDMDSYSDHLSRCPGDSVPKPPEELTKRKFLCDICGKTCSSNASLLVHMGIHENVFPFKCDVCPYQGRTMDLLKVHKRSHMADKPFKCTQCPKATTTSSNLAKHMRHVHSTQRPFKCTYCDKAFSYQHDMKRHIKDIHLRQGTVECDVCYKKFNTKKILQGHRWKIHKIKGERQGRLPSYLQHQMEEQDHHDQEIAMGHMEQPY
- the LOC125233056 gene encoding uncharacterized protein LOC125233056, coding for MIFVDKDGNKYITNSNNGIEELYLLDGEKKIRFNTLEALNELSIDDNNNFYFIKHEQLFVLKSTQSIPVHIGNVTYTGVGQISFHKDNVFVASDHLVYFRENETGRMKLISNVPDKVTSIAFDRTGDFVLGTRGKLLKYKKKECYIRKTNDSIYN